One Nicotiana sylvestris chromosome 12, ASM39365v2, whole genome shotgun sequence genomic window carries:
- the LOC138883939 gene encoding uncharacterized protein, producing the protein MPEPVVSKAKTPLPRTLLPYPQRLVKQKNKHQFKKFIDMMKSLSINVPLVEALEQMPGYAKFMKDLVTKQRSMDCETIEMTHQVSAIVHSMAPKLENPGALTIPSTIGNADFAKALCDLGANINLMSYSVFMTLGIGQPRPTSMRLKIADRTMKRPLGIIDDVLVRVDKFIFPVDFVILDCEALVDVEAGELTFWVGDEKMVFYVRKSMKQPNSSEVCSFVDLVMVVIVDDTSAMINVEDPLEVVLMLNLDVNEDEGRVEYEFLGPSSTLPIIISSCFINMHVDAKLAVLQKRRKAIVWTLANIWGISFAFCMHKIILEDNAKPSLEHQRRLNEAMQDVVKKDVIKWLDSGVVYPISDSSWTSPV; encoded by the exons atgccggaaccGGTTGTGTCTAAAGCCAAGACTCCTTTGCCAAGGACACTtctaccttatcctcaaaggctcgtgaagCAGAAAAATAAGCAtcaatttaagaagtttattgacatgatgaagagcttatccattaatgtgcctttggtggaggctctagagcaaatgccgggttatgctaaatttatgaaggacttggtgacaaagcaaagatccatggattgtgaaactatcgaGATGACCCACCaggttagtgcaatagtgcactcaatggctccgaAGCTAGAAAATCCCGGTGCTCTCACCATTCCTTCCACCATTGGGAATGCGGACTTTGCAAAAGCTTTATGTGATTTAGGGGCAAATATCAACTTGATGTCCTACTCAGTTTTcatgactttgggtattgggcaaccgagacCGACTTCTATGAGATTGAAAATagcggatagaactatgaagagaccattgggtattattgatgatgttctagTCCGGGTGGATAAATTTATCTTTCCagttgattttgtgatcttggattgtgag gccttagttgatgtggaagcaggggaactcaccttctgggtgggtgatgagaaaatGGTCTTTTATGTGcgcaagtcaatgaagcaacccaacagttctgaagtgtgctcttttgtggaccttgtcatggtagtgatagttgatgataccagtgcaatgatcaatgtggaggaccctctagaggtaGTATTaatgttgaatcttgatgtaaatgaggatgaaggccgagtgga gtatgaattcttaggccctagttcaactttgccaattATTATTTCCTCTTGTTTTATTAACATGCATGTTGATGCCaaattggcggtgcttcaaaagcgtaGGAAGGCAATTGTATGGACCTTAGCTAATATTTGGGGGATAAGCttcgcattctgtatgcacaagattattctggaagataaTGCAAAGCCCTCtttggagcatcaaaggaggttgaacgaggcaatgcaagatgTTGTGAAAAAGGatgtgatcaagtggttggattccggggttgtgtaccccatctctgatagctcttggacttcaccggtgtaA